One Oncorhynchus kisutch isolate 150728-3 linkage group LG13, Okis_V2, whole genome shotgun sequence DNA window includes the following coding sequences:
- the LOC109902253 gene encoding profilin-2-like isoform X2, with protein sequence MSWQVYVDNLMADGSCQDSAIVGCTDAKYVWASVPGGTFVNITVDEIDVIVGKDREAFFCGGLILGQKKFSVIRDSLHSDGDWTMDIRTKSQGGEPTYNVSIGKAGKVLVLVLGKEGVHGGGLNKKAYSMAKYLRDSGF encoded by the exons ATGTCCTGGCAAGTCTACGTGGATAACCTGATGGCCGATGGCAGCTGCCAGGACTCCGCCATTGTTGGGTGCACGGACGCTAAGTATGTCTGGGCATCGGTTCCCGGTGGTACATTTGTTAACATAACG GTTGACGAAATCGACGTCATAGTAGGAAAGGACCGAGAAGCTTTCTTCTGCGGCGGGCTGATCCTAGGCCAAAAGAAGTTCTCTGTCATCAGAGACAGCCTCCACTCCGATGGGGACTGGACAATGGACATCAGGACAAAGAGTCAAGGAGGAGAGCCCACATACAACGTTTCCATAGGCAAAGCCGGCAAAG TCTTGGTTCTTGTATTGGGCAAAGAAGGGGTCCATGGAGGCGGATTGAATAAGAAGGCATACTCAATGGCAAAATACTTAAG
- the LOC109902253 gene encoding profilin-2-like isoform X3 produces MSWQVYVDNLMADGSCQDSAIVGCTDAKYVWASVPGGTFVNITVDEIDVIVGKDREAFFCGGLILGQKKFSVIRDSLHSDGDWTMDIRTKSQGGEPTYNVSIGKAGKGISTLIVALKDFAAVHMY; encoded by the exons ATGTCCTGGCAAGTCTACGTGGATAACCTGATGGCCGATGGCAGCTGCCAGGACTCCGCCATTGTTGGGTGCACGGACGCTAAGTATGTCTGGGCATCGGTTCCCGGTGGTACATTTGTTAACATAACG GTTGACGAAATCGACGTCATAGTAGGAAAGGACCGAGAAGCTTTCTTCTGCGGCGGGCTGATCCTAGGCCAAAAGAAGTTCTCTGTCATCAGAGACAGCCTCCACTCCGATGGGGACTGGACAATGGACATCAGGACAAAGAGTCAAGGAGGAGAGCCCACATACAACGTTTCCATAGGCAAAGCCGGCAAAG GCATTTCCACTCTGATAGTGGCACTCAAGGATTTTGCTGCTGTTCATATGTATTGA